Proteins encoded within one genomic window of Augochlora pura isolate Apur16 chromosome 11, APUR_v2.2.1, whole genome shotgun sequence:
- the Gluprors gene encoding glutamyl-prolyl-tRNA synthetase isoform X2, producing the protein MDSQNKVLAETSNEIGRYFARTTRIDLYGGTDPIERTKVDHWLSLVSDSFRCGTLKEDTLLPYLDNILITTTWLVSKQLTLADISVFCMLLKNEFVTKFEKQFVNINRWYKQILSLPAVAEVLSLVKKNVNMTAVNNVQVEKATNKKTSQRKQEGKFIDLPGAEMGKVVVRFPPEASGFLHIGHAKAALLNQYYADAFKGQLIMRFDDTNPAKETLEFEKAILEDLELLQIKPDRFTHSSDYFDLMLEYCTKLINEGKAYVDDTPANIMKEQRDQKLMSSNRNNSIEKNLQLWNQMQQGTAKGEECCVRAKIDYESANGCLRDPTIYRCKPEPHPRTGTKYKVYPTYDFACPIVDAIENVSHTLRTTEYHDRDVQFYWIIDALGLRRPYIWEYSRLNMTNTVLSKRKLTWFVDEGFVDGWDDPRFPTVRGILRRGMTVEGLKQFIIAQGSSRSVVFMEWDKIWAFNKKVIDPIATRYTALDHGKLIPVHVDNAKEQWLTVQNHPKDPSKGTKQVFTCSVVYIEKDDADVLVENENATFINWGNILIRKLERDDAGVKKVLAQLNLENKDYKNTLKITWLSTPSNNTDNGISETSPIPCYAVYFDHIISKPVLGKDDDFKNFIAKNTRIEVQMIGEPELKRVKKGEIIQLQRKGFFICDIPYALASPFSSKEQPLILFHVPDGHSTNATKTTSSAPTNTTKGLSQKPEFELNADTINEKIIAQGDKVRDLKSKKAEKTLIDTEVKVLLDLKAEYKACTGKDWKPEKAPNKPEKTSNKPEKASNKPKEASNKPSQALVNTDQITLTDNIVQQESKIHELLIKVNEEKQRLSTLKTEYKDKTGIDWIDTAAKNTKELNVDQLSMDIKKQGDKVRQLKASKADRNVIDQEVKLLLKLKANIGATIEESKSPITTTTTKDSNTDQLSVNVQVQADKVRQLKSSKAEKEVIDQEVKLLLKLKADYKTATGNEWKSAATTAVAIAEDTQKQGNKIKQSKVSKAKKNVEKQEDKVSDKSNVSSVKKSDSPTTEKQKNIAGKEKEVVKTEGAKDADSGKTGTRLGMEVKKEENFFEWYSQIITKSGMIEYYDVSGCYVLRPWSFSIWRMVKDYMDKEITKLGVQECYFPIFVSRSVLEKEKTHIADFAPEVAWVTKCGESDLAEPIAIRPTSETIMYPAYAKWLRSDSELPLKLNQWNNVVRWEFKDPKPFLRTREFLWQEGHSAFATKAEADEEVLIILDLYARVYEDLLAVPVVKGRKTEKEKFAGGDYTTTVEAFISTSGRAIQGATSHHLGQNFSKMFNIQVEGATEADEKSFVYQNSWGLTTRTIGVMIMVHGDDKGLVLPPNVACIQAVIVPCGITANTTSEQRENLFTECNKLLDELSKVKTLRVKSDYRNNRTPGWKFNHWELKGVPVRIELGPKDLEKDQVTLVRRDTGKKIVAKRPTILSALDSLLTDIQSSMLEKARKNLNEHIKRVENWNDFCVELNKKNLLLSPFCGEPSCEDNIKASSARDNTEEELGALSMGAKSLCIPFEQPVSSDVLAKQTCIYPSCQTKPKFYTLFGRSY; encoded by the exons ATGGATAGTCAGAATAAAGTGTTAGCAGAAACAAGTAATGAAATAGGTCGTTACTTTGCTAGGACTACACGCATAGATTTATATG GAGGTACCGATCCTATTGAAAGAACCAAAGTTGATCACTGGCTATCCTTAGTGAGCGACTCTTTCAGATGTGGTACATTAAAAGAGGATACGTTACTACCTTATTTggataatatattgataacaACCACTTGGTTAGTTTCTAAACAGTTGACGTTAGCCGATATCTCTGTATTCTGTATGCTTTTGAAGAATGAATTTGTAACAAAGTTTGAGAAACAATTTGTCAATATAAATAGATGGTACAAGCAAATACTTTCGCTGCCTGCTGTTGCAGAGGTACTATCCTTggttaagaaaaatgtaaacatgACTGCTGTTAACAATGTGCAAGTTGAAAAAGCAACTAACAAAAAAACTAGCCAGAGAAAACAGGAAGGTAAATTCATTGATTTGCCTGGAGCAGAAATGGGAAAA GTTGTAGTACGTTTTCCACCAGAAGCAAGTGGATTTTTGCATATCGGTCATGCTAAAGCAGCTTTGTTAAATCAGTATTATGCGGATGCCTTCAAAGGACAACTTATTATGAGATTTGACGATACAAATCCTGCAAAAGAAACTTTAGAATTCGAGAAAGCTATTTTGGAAGATTTAGAGTTACTACAAATTAAACCCGATCGATTTACACATTCTTCCGATTACTTTGACTTGATGTTAGAGTAttgtactaaattaataaatgaggGAAAAGCATATGTAGATGATACTCCTGCTAATATAATGAAAGAACAACGTGatcaaaaattaatgtcatcaaatagaaataattcaatagaaaAGAATCTTCAACTATGGAACCAGATGCAACAGGGAACTGCAAAGGGAGAGGAATGTTGTGTTCGagcaaaaattgattatgaATCGGCCAATGGATGTTTACGGGATCCAACGATATATAGATGTAAACCGGAGCCTCATCCTCGAACAGGAACGAAATACAAGGTCTATCCAACGTATGATTTCGCTTGTCCAATCGTCGATGCTATAGAAAATGTTAGCCACACTTTACGTACAACGGAATACCATGACAGAGACGTCCAATTTTATTGGATAATCGATGCTCTAGGTTTGAGACGTCCATACATATGGGAGTACTCGCGTTTGAATATGACCAACACTGTActctcgaaacgaaaattaacaTGGTTCGTTGACGAAGGTTTCGTTGACGGATGGGATGATCCGCGTTTTCCCACAGTAAGGGGTATTTTAAGAAGGGGAATGACTGTCGAAGggttaaagcaatttataatCGCTCAAGGTAGCTCTAGATCTGTTGTTTTCATGGAATGGGATAAAATATGGGCATTTAACAAGAAGGTTATTGATCCAATTGCTACCAG GTATACTGCTTTAGATCACGGTAAGCTTATACCAGTCCATGTAGACAATGCAAAAGAACAGTGGTTGACAGTTCAGAATCATCCAAAAGATCCTTCTAAGGGTACCAAACAGGTATTCACGTGTTCAGTCGTGTACATAGAAAAAGACGATGCAGATGTGTtggttgaaaatgaaaatgcaacCTTCATCAACTGgggtaatatattaataagaaaacttGAAAGAGATGATGCAGGCGTTAAAAAAGTACTAGCGCAATTAAATTTGGAGAACAAAGATTACAAGAATACATTGAAAATAACGTGGCTCTCGACACCGTCGAATAACACCGACAATGGTATTAGTGAAACTAGTCCAATACCATGCTATGCTGTGTATTTCGACCATATTATAAGCAAGCCAGTTTTGGGAAAGGATGAcgactttaaaaatttcattgccaAAAACACAAGAATCGAGGTACAAATGATTGGCGAACCGGAATTGAAGCGCGTGAAGAAAGGAGAAATCATTCAATTACAGAGAAAAGGATTTTTCATATGCGATATACCTTATGCACTCGCTAGTCCATTCTCCTCCAAGGAACAACctctaattttgtttcatgTACCGGATGGACACAGCACCAATGCAACAAAAACTACATCTTCTGCGCCAACAAATACAACTAAAGGATTGTCGCAGAAGCCT GAATTTGAGCTGAATGCCGACACGattaacgaaaaaattattgctcaAGGTGATAAAGTGCGTGACTTGAAATCTAAAAAAGCAGAGAAAACTTTGATCGATACAGAGGTGAAGGTACTTCTGGATTTAAAAGCTGAATATAAAGCTTGTACTGGAAAAGATTGGAAGCCAGAAAAAGCTCCAAACAAGCCAGAGAAAACTTCAAACAAGCCAGAGAAAGCTTCAAACAAGCCAAAAGAAGCTTCAAACAAGCCATCACAAGCACTTGTTAACACAGATCAAATTACATTAACCGATAACATCGTCCAGCAAGAAAGCAAAATCCATGAATTATTGATCAAAGTTAATGAGGAAAAGCAACGACTTTCTACTTTGAAAACAGAATATAAAGATAAAACGGGCATTGATTGGATAGATACAGCTGccaaaaatacaaaagaattgaatGTTGATCAACTGTCGATGGATATAAAGAAACAGGGAGACAAAGTAAGACAGTTGAAAGCAAGCAAAGCAGATAGGAATGTCATTGATCAAGAAGTAAAATTGCTATTGAAACTAAAGGCAAATATAGGTGCAACTATTGAGGAATCGAAGTCACCAATCACTACAACAACTACGAAAGATTCTAATACTGATCAGTTATCAGTAAATGTACAAGTACAAGCAGACAAAGTGAGGCAATTGAAATCTTCGAAAGCAGAGAAAGAAGTAATCGATCAAGAAGTGAAGTTACTTCTTAAATTAAAAGCTGATTACAAAACAGCGACTGGTAATGAATGGAAATCAGCCGCTACTACAGCTGTTGCTATCGCAGAAGACACACAAAAGCaagggaataaaataaaacaatcgaaagtttcgaaagcaaaaaaaaacgTAGAGAAACAAGAAGATAAAGTGTCAGATAAATCAAATGTGAGCTCAGTAAAGAAATCTGATTCCCCCACAActgagaaacaaaaaaatatagctggcaaagaaaaagaagtgGTTAAAACCGAAGGTGCAAAAGATGCAGATAGCGGTAAAACTGGAACTAGATTGGGAATGGAagtgaaaaaagaagaaaactttTTTGAGTGGTATTCTCAAATTATCACTAAAAGTGGAATGATCGAGTATTACGACGTGTCCGGTTGCTATGTTCTTCGTCCATGGAGTTTCTCCATATGGAGAATGGTAAAAGATTACATGGACAaggaaataacaaaattgggAGTTCAAGAATGCTACTTTCCTATTTTTGTGTCACGATCGGtattggaaaaagaaaagacgcACATAGCAGACTTCGCACCGGAGGTTGCGTGGGTTACAAAGTGTGGGGAATCCGATTTAGCTGAACCAATTGCTATCAGACCAACGTCGGAAACTATAATGTATCCAGCCTATGCCAAGTGGTTGAGGTCTGACAGTGAACTTCCATTAAAACTGAATCAGTGGAACAATGTGGTGAGGTGGGAATTCAAGGATCCGAAACCTTTCTTACGTACAAGAGAATTTCTTTGGCAGGAAGGTCATTCTGCTTTTGCCACCAAAGCTGAGGCGGATGaagaagtattaataattttggattTGTATGCTAGAGTATACGAAGATCTACTAGCAGTCCCTGTCGTTAAAGGCcgcaaaacagaaaaagaaaagtttgcTGGTGGGGACTACACTACCACGGTTGAGGCCTTTATTTCAACGAGTGGCCGTGCTATACAAGGAGCAACTAGCCACCATTTGGGACAGaacttttcaaaaatgtttaacattcAAGTAGAGGGTGCAACAGAAGCAGATGAGAAGTCGTTTGTTTATCAGAATTCATGGGGCTTGACGACTAGAACGATAGGTGTTATGATAATG GTACATGGCGACGATAAAGGTTTAGTACTTCCACCGAACGTAGCCTGTATTCAAGCTGTCATAGTACCTTGTGGTATTACAGCTAATACAACGTCAGAACAgcgagaaaatttattcaccGAATGCAATAAGTTGTTGGATGAACTGTCAAAAGTTAAAACTCTTCGCGTGAAATCCGATTATCGTAATAATCGTACTCCAGGTTGGAAATTTAATCATTGGGAGTTAAAAGGAGTACCAGTTAGGATTGAACTAGGTCCCAAGGACTTAGAAAAGGATCAAGTGACACTCGTACGTAGAGACACTGGCAAGAAAATAGTTGCAAAGAGGCCCACGATACTTTCTGCATTAGACAGTCTATTGACAGACATACAATCGAGTATGCTTGAAAA AGCCAGGAAGAACTTGAATGAACATATTAAACGCGTTGAAAACTGGAATGACTTTTGTGTggaactaaataaaaagaatctaTTGTTATCACCATTTTGTGGTGAACCATCTTGTGAGGATAATATTAAAGCAAGTAGCGCACG TGATAACACGGAGGAAGAGCTTGGGGCGCTTTCAATGGGCGCTAAGAGCCTTTGTATACCATTCGAACAGCCAGTCTCGAGTGATGTTCTTGCTAAACAAACATGCATCTACCCTAGTTGCCAGACTAAAccgaaattttatacattgtttGGTCGTAGTTATTAA